A portion of the Maylandia zebra isolate NMK-2024a linkage group LG9, Mzebra_GT3a, whole genome shotgun sequence genome contains these proteins:
- the kiaa1217 gene encoding sickle tail protein homolog isoform X12 — MQPPDMDKKREAFLEHLKQKYPHHASAIMGHQERLREQSLQAMLSSLHSELDIQRYLMKIQLPHRSRSPKHGASTQHSIGDQVDHLSLASLESLDTMSEAEAPTTFTRGSRVRASLPVVRSANQTKDRSLGVLYLQYGDETKQIRMPNEITSIDTIRALFVSAFPQQLNMKMLESPSVAVYVKDDMRNVYYELADVRNITDHSCLKVYHKDPAQAFNHGPRPTNGDVRMHSEMALAGRDGQPPLRHPPMVPPSHHPLQAALPPTPHSMPPSPSRIPFGPRQGSLPGSATIPRDRISNANPPARSNSPCPSAILERRDVKPDEDMAGKSHTLSRGNEGLYADPYLLQEGRMGIAAAHGPHPSPGLDGPEHAMGGFHRASIRSTSSYGGPSPTDTIDHPSLYRQKSRNSQLPTLGSKTPPPSPHRMTEVRMIDIHGGPPHGMPSHSVTMERSSPVRQSFRKEEVTGTKPRNSMGSPVVPDLQGPIPAASDHQTRERMKAMEQQIASLTGLVQHALLKGPNTSGTKEPLSERPPKTSSPAHSAHSSGGSPVLSPKNSASPPDKGSVPLKVNLLQFRKNVSDLRMQLHQMRQLQLQNQEALRVQLKRAEQEISIKLAEAMRRMEDPVQRQRAVVEEDRHKYLGLEERVLTQLSELEQYVGSLQNDSATTHRAVTLKDVEEGAVTLRKVGESLAGLKGEFPALQARMRAVLRVEVEAVKFLKEEPHKLDSMLKRVKSLTDTLSSLRRCATEFSQKGPELSSNATVDNSPAVAVDTPADVSPAPGQPDSTSAPLEPQSSTIKSEVMPSSPVVIHHVQSSPVHIQQSQQSAALTSQPSPPATPSPTHISSPNLSKSQDREAPKAVDTDPPSPTRYKKTHGNSNGTASQDLVIEELQSSKEKNKSRAVSIKAAEKEWEERRQNMGHYDGKEFEKILQEAQANMMKGIPSLEVEENTALPAAGIVEEDIHNPVELPSEEPQSGPQSDKPAKKGSEKLPKPLVEKSAKPALEKLSKTAIKPAATESLTKQGSEKPNKSPPPPPPRKTYPSSSSGMTTTRSGEVVYTNRKESVSTQEGEEEAPPPSPQPKPTKVAPETKPKPATPPLVTREEEDEGDKIMAELQVFQKCTVKDVGVKNLVEPTARIEPQIRELRPGALLPLKEKKQSSEPSREDKDPDTDENGNTTVRQSQGVIYYVTGQIPKDHPPPSRLEDTNDHHREPPQSPTQVSNVNVNDISPSQQQQQQQRPPLSPTPKSPPPISPKPVGLNAFKLPKKHVKRSESMKTSAEMQKGKILKVHTEKKSKLVQEPVSSSKNIVTDPVATTKTGAVKAAPKRYGAPSKKTSDENSSPPKNTIDDLDGGASLSPDLPGEEAPPPPDNIAFMITNTKVQPLSCGEYQELVNAKKGSVQTVTVGNAANRGNTTADPSVPQDNGFNKKPVIIIFDEPMDIRSAYKRLSTIFECEEELERMLAEERIEEESEESDTERSSGLPVIAEGAEMVGGKKISSSQGATDHASLSSSSSSSISELTDNGVNLDSNGDSKDGKKKFKFKFPKKQLAALTQAIRTGTKSGKKTLQVVVYEDEEESDGTIRQHKEAKRYEITRSKSFADTPRGTDTAPLKKQNSEALGRTDEIRKNTYKTLDSLEQTIKQLETTISEMGPRSPDESVNTEEANTGNGKSSVGVGLKRSSSLPTSKGSGPKVPSKNSLQKKPKPQLLPRPVINPSTTTNTNTVPSVPSTVQQNTSVASPTSRMPVPLSAKSRQSPGTTDKAGKQQKLQDAQRQFRQANGSAKRVGGDHKTTSPTIPISKIPAFYPSSTKGSSQSTQNSDATNPINPSSSSSFVTKSSILSSHPPRSSSLPSTHIPSLSNGSLKLPTPSQHTGKALSFSSQNGRVHSSSSSFSSSSSSSSPSPLSPTPLGPGGKSIRTIHTPSFTSYRSHNGSSGKSSIPTATAAKDTT, encoded by the exons GTGTACTGTACCTGCAGTACGGAGACGAGACCAAACAGATTCGCATGCCCAATGAGATCACCAGCATTGACACAATCAGAGCTCTCTTTGTCAGTGCCTTCCCGCAGCAGCTCAACATGAAGATGTTGGAGTCACCCAGTGTTGCCGTGTACGTCAAAGACGACATGAGGAACGTGTATTACGAACTTGCTGATGTCAG GAACATCACAGACCACTCCTGCCTGAAGGTTTACCACAAAGATCCAGCACAGGCATTCAACCATGGACCCCGACCTACCAATGGCGATGTCAGG atGCACAGTGAAATGGCACTTGCCGGCCGTGATGGCCAGCCCCCTCTAAGGCATCCTCCCATGGTTCCCCCGTCCCACCACCCACTGCAAGCAGCACTCCCCCCAACGCCCCACTCTATGCCTCCATCTCCCTCCAGAATCCCATTTGGCCCACGGCAGGGCTCTTTACCTGGGAGCGCCACCATCCCAAGGGACAGAATCTCCAATGCCAACCCACCGGCCCGCTCTAACTCTCCTTGTCCCAGCGCCATCCTAGAGAGACGAGATGTCAAGCCAGATGAGGATATGGCTGGAAAGAGCCACACTCTTTCTAGAGGGAATGAGGGCTTGTACGCAGATCCATACCTCCTCCAAGAGGGACGAATGGGCATTGCTGCAGCACATGGACCACACCCCAGCCCTGGTCTTGATGGTCCAGAGCATGCCATGGGGGGATTTCACCGTGCCTCCATCCGCTCCACGAGTTCTTATGGTGGACCTAGCCCTACAGACACTATAGATCACCCCTCTCTGTACAGGCAGAAGTCCAGAAACAGCCAGCTGCCGACTTTGGGTTCTAAGACACCTCCGCCATCCCCTCATCGGATGACTGAGGTACGAATGATTGACATCCATGGTGGACCTCCTCATGGCATGCCATCTCATAGTGTTACCATGGAGAGAAGCTCGCCTGTGCGCCAGTCCTTCAGGAAGGAAGAAGTAACTGGGACAAAGCCACGGAACAGCATGGGCTCACCTGTGGTTCCAGACCTCCAGGGGCCAATCCCAGCTGCCAGTGACCATCAGACACG AGAACGAATGAAGGCTATGGAACAACAGATTGCCAGCTTGACTGGTCTTGTTCAGCATGCACTTTTAAAGGGCCCAAACACTAGTGGCACCAAGGAGCCTCTAAG CGAGAGACCCCCGAAGACATCATCTCCAGCCCACAGTGCTCATAGTTCAG GTGGTTCTCCGGTCTTGTCTCCCAAGAACAGTGCAAGCCCACCAGACAAGGGCTCAGTTCCGCTCAAAGTAAACCTCCTGCAGTTCAGGAAGAATGTTTCTGACCTCAGGATGCAACTGCATCAGATGAGGCAGCTGCAG CTCCAGAATCAGGAGGCATTACGGGTGCAGCTGAAGCGGGCAGAGCAGGAAATCAGTATTAAACTTGCAGAAGCAATGCGGCGTATGGAGGACCCTGTTCAGCGACAGAGAGCTGTGGTAGAAGAGGACAGGCACAAGTACTTGGGTCTGGAGGAGCGTGTCCTCACACAGCTCAG CGAGCTGGAACAGTATGTAGGTTCTCTGCAGAATGACTCAGCCACAACACACAGAGCAGTGACCCTAAAAGATGTGGAAGAGGGAGCCGTAACCCTGAGGAAGGTGGGAGAATCTCTGGCAGGGCTTAAAG GAGAGTTCCCAGCCCTTCAAGCCAGAATGCGGGCTGTGCTCAGGGTGGAAGTAGAAGCTGTCAAGTTTTTGAAAGAAGAGCCCCACAAATTGGACAGTATGCTGAAAAGGGTGAAGAGCTTGACCGACACACTCAGCAGCCTGAGAAG GTGTGCTACTGAGTTTTCTCAGAAAGGGCCTGAGCTTtccagtaatgccacagtggaCAACAGCCCCGCAGTAGCAGTAGACACCCCTGCAGATGTTTCTCCAGCACCAGGCCAACCTGACTCAACCTCAGCCCCGCTAGAGCCTCAGAGCTCCACCATCAAATCCGAGGTGATGCCTTCATCCCCGGTGGTCATCCATCATGTCCAGAGCTCCCCGGTCCACATTCAGCAGTCCCAGCAATCTGCGGCTTTGACATCTCAACCTAGTCCCCCAGCCACACCTAGCCCCACTCATATCTCCAGTCCCAACCTTAGCAAGAGTCAAGACCGTGAGGCTCCCAAAGCGGTTGACACAGATCCACCGAGTCCCACCCGCTACAAAAAGACTCATGGGAACAGTAATGGAACAGCCAGCCAGGATCTTGTGATAGAAGAGCTTCAGAGCAGTaaggaaaagaacaaaagcagaGCTGTTTCCATAAAG GCGGCAGAGAAAGAGTGGGAAGAGAGGAGGCAGAATATGGGTCATTATGATGGAAAAGAGTTTGAGAAGATCCTACAAGAGGCTCAGGCAAACATGATGAAGGGAATTCCAAGTCTAGAGGTGGAAGAGAACACAGCACTGCCTGCTGCTGGTATTGTAGAAGAAGACATTCACAACCCTGTTGAGCTACCATCAG AAGAGCCCCAGTCAGGCCCTCAATCAGACAAACCAGCAAAGAAGGGGTCCGAGAAACTCCCTAAGCCTCTGGTGGAGAAATCTGCCAAGCCAGCACTAGAGAAACTCTCCAAAACTGCCATCAAGCCAGCAGCCACTGAAAGTTTGACAAAACAGGGGTCTGAAAAGCCAAACAAGTCCCCACCACCGCCTCCGCCAAGGAAAACCTACCCCAGCTCCAGCTCAGGCATGACCACTACACGCTCTGGTGAGGTCGTCTACACCAACAGGAAGGAGTCTGTCTCGACTCAG GAGGGCGAAGAGGAGGCcccacctccctctccccaaccCAAGCCCACCAAGGTTGCACCGGAGACCAAGCCGAAGCCAGCCACTCCCCCCCTGGTTACgagagaagaggaagatgaaggGGACAAGATCATGGCAGAGCTCCAG GTTTTCCAGAAGTGCACAGTTAAGGATGTAGGGGTGAAAAATTTGGTAGAGCCCACCGCTCGAATTGAACCACAAATCAGAGAGCTAAGACCGGGGGCTTTATTACCCCTCAAAGAGAAAAAG CAGAGCTCAGAGCCCAGTCGAGAGGATAAAGATCCAGACACAGACGAAAATGGGAATACAACTGTTCGACAGAGCCAAGGG GTCATATATTATGTGACGGGCCAGATTCCCAAAGATCATCCACCCCCATCGCGACTGGAAGACACCAACGACCATCACAGAGAGCCCCCACAGTCTCCGACACAGGTGTCAAATGTCAATGTTAATGACATTTCTCCaagccagcagcagcaacaacagcagcgGCCACCACTGTCTCCAACACCCAAATCACCCCCACCTATATCACCTAAACCTGTGGGACTTAATGCTTTTAAACTGCCAAAGAAGCATGTTAAACGCTCTGAATCCATGAAGACCAGTGCAGAAATGCAGAAGGGAAAAATCCTTAAAGTTcatacagaaaagaaaagtaagCTCGTCCAGGAGCCTGTTTCGTCTAGTAAGAATATAGTAACTGACCCAGTGGCGACCACAAAAACAGGTGCTGTTAAAGCAGCACCTAAACGGTATGGTGCTCCATCCAAAAAGACTTCTGACGAGAACAGCAGTCCACCTAAAAACACTATTGATGATCTTGATGGGGGTGCTAGTCTCAGTCCTGACTTGCCTGGAGAAGAGGCACCTCCACCCCCAGACAACATTGCATTTATGATCACCAACACCAAGGTTCAGCCACTGTCTTGTGGAGAGTACCAAGAACTGGTCAATGCCAAAAAAGGAAGTGTGCAGACTGTTACTGTAGGCAATGCAGCGAATCGAGGAAACACCACAGCTGATCCTTCAGTGCCGCAGGATAACGGCTTCAACAAGAAGCCTGTCATCATCATCTTTGATGAGCCGATGGATATCCGTTCAGCTTACAAGCGCCTTTCTACCATCTTTGAATGCGAGGAGGAACTGGAGAGGATGCTTGCAGAAGAGCGCATTGAGGAGGAGAGTGAGGAATCCGATACAGAGAGAAGTAGTGGGCTGCCGGTCATCGCAGAAGGGGCTGAGATGGTTGGTGGCAAAAAAATCAGCAGCTCACAGGGAGCTACAGATCATGCCAGCCTATCatcttcatcctcttcttcgATATCTGAACTAACAGACAACGGGGTAAACTTAGATTCAAATGGAGACTCCAAGGATGGGAAGAagaagttcaagttcaagttcccTAAGAAACAGCTGGCAGCACTGACTCAGGCCATTCGCACAGGCACCAAGTCAGGCAAGAAGACGCTACAGGTGGTTGTGtatgaagatgaagaagaatcCGATGGTACAATCAGGCAGCACAAAGAAGCGAAGAGATATGAGATTACGCGCTCAAAATCCTTTGCAGATACTCCCAGGGGAACAGACACTGCCCCGCTGAAAAAGCAGAACTCCGAAGCTCTCGGCAGGACGGATGAGATTCGGAAGAACACCTACAAGACGCTAGACAGCCTGGAGCAGACCATCAAGCAGCTAGAGACCACGATTAGTGAGATGGGACCACGCTCCCCTGATGAGTCGGTTAACACCGAGGAAGCAAATACAGGGAATGGGAAAAGCTCAGTCGGAGTAGGGCTGAAGAGGTCGTCCTCTCTGCCTACCTCCAAAGGGTCTGGCCCTAAGGTACCTAGCAAAAATTCACTGCAGAAGAAGCCTAAACCTCAGCTCCTTCCACGCCCTGTAATCAACCCTTCTACCACCACCAACACCAACACTGTCCCCAGTGTCCCCAGCACCGTACAACAG AATACCAGTGTCGCTTCCCCTACTAGTCGGATGCCCGTCCCTTTGTCTGCGAAGTCCAGGCAGTCACCGGGTACAACTGACAAAGcaggaaaacagcaaaaactgcAGGACGCTCAGAGGCAGTTCCGACAG GCTAACGGAAGTGCTAAAAGAGTGGGAGGGGATCATAAAACGACTTCCCCTACTATACCCATCTCTAAAATCCCTGCTTTTTATCCTAGCTCTACTAAAGGCAGCTCCCAGTCCACACAGAATTCAGATGCTACTAACCCCATTAacccttcttcctcttcctcctttgtGACAAAGTCCTCCATTCTGTCCTCTCACCCACCTCGTTCCAGCTCCCTACCTTCCACCCATATCCCCTCCCTGTCAAACGGATCCCTCAAACTTCCCACACCCTCACAGCACACAGGTAAAGCTCTCTCGTTTTCCTCGCAGAATGGTCGagtccactcctcctcctcttcattctcctcctcctcctcatcctcttccCCCTCCCCTCTGTCGCCCACACCTTTGGGCCCAGGTGGAAAGAGCATCCGCACCATACACACCCCCAGCTTCACCAGCTACAGGTCCCACAACGGCAGCAGCGGCAAATCCTCCATCCCAACAGCCACAGCAGCTAAGGACACTACTTAG
- the kiaa1217 gene encoding sickle tail protein homolog isoform X14: MSEAEAPTTFTRGSRVRASLPVVRSANQTKDRSLGVLYLQYGDETKQIRMPNEITSIDTIRALFVSAFPQQLNMKMLESPSVAVYVKDDMRNVYYELADVRNITDHSCLKVYHKDPAQAFNHGPRPTNGDVRMHSEMALAGRDGQPPLRHPPMVPPSHHPLQAALPPTPHSMPPSPSRIPFGPRQGSLPGSATIPRDRISNANPPARSNSPCPSAILERRDVKPDEDMAGKSHTLSRGNEGLYADPYLLQEGRMGIAAAHGPHPSPGLDGPEHAMGGFHRASIRSTSSYGGPSPTDTIDHPSLYRQKSRNSQLPTLGSKTPPPSPHRMTEVRMIDIHGGPPHGMPSHSVTMERSSPVRQSFRKEEVTGTKPRNSMGSPVVPDLQGPIPAASDHQTRERMKAMEQQIASLTGLVQHALLKGPNTSGTKEPLSERPPKTSSPAHSAHSSGGSPVLSPKNSASPPDKGSVPLKVNLLQFRKNVSDLRMQLHQMRQLQLQNQEALRVQLKRAEQEISIKLAEAMRRMEDPVQRQRAVVEEDRHKYLGLEERVLTQLSELEQYVGSLQNDSATTHRAVTLKDVEEGAVTLRKVGESLAGLKGEFPALQARMRAVLRVEVEAVKFLKEEPHKLDSMLKRVKSLTDTLSSLRRCATEFSQKGPELSSNATVDNSPAVAVDTPADVSPAPGQPDSTSAPLEPQSSTIKSEVMPSSPVVIHHVQSSPVHIQQSQQSAALTSQPSPPATPSPTHISSPNLSKSQDREAPKAVDTDPPSPTRYKKTHGNSNGTASQDLVIEELQSSKEKNKSRAVSIKAAEKEWEERRQNMGHYDGKEFEKILQEAQANMMKGIPSLEVEENTALPAAGIVEEDIHNPVELPSEEPQSGPQSDKPAKKGSEKLPKPLVEKSAKPALEKLSKTAIKPAATESLTKQGSEKPNKSPPPPPPRKTYPSSSSGMTTTRSGEVVYTNRKESVSTQEGEEEAPPPSPQPKPTKVAPETKPKPATPPLVTREEEDEGDKIMAELQVFQKCTVKDVGVKNLVEPTARIEPQIRELRPGALLPLKEKKQSSEPSREDKDPDTDENGNTTVRQSQGVIYYVTGQIPKDHPPPSRLEDTNDHHREPPQSPTQVSNVNVNDISPSQQQQQQQRPPLSPTPKSPPPISPKPVGLNAFKLPKKHVKRSESMKTSAEMQKGKILKVHTEKKSKLVQEPVSSSKNIVTDPVATTKTGAVKAAPKRYGAPSKKTSDENSSPPKNTIDDLDGGASLSPDLPGEEAPPPPDNIAFMITNTKVQPLSCGEYQELVNAKKGSVQTVTVGNAANRGNTTADPSVPQDNGFNKKPVIIIFDEPMDIRSAYKRLSTIFECEEELERMLAEERIEEESEESDTERSSGLPVIAEGAEMVGGKKISSSQGATDHASLSSSSSSSISELTDNGVNLDSNGDSKDGKKKFKFKFPKKQLAALTQAIRTGTKSGKKTLQVVVYEDEEESDGTIRQHKEAKRYEITRSKSFADTPRGTDTAPLKKQNSEALGRTDEIRKNTYKTLDSLEQTIKQLETTISEMGPRSPDESVNTEEANTGNGKSSVGVGLKRSSSLPTSKGSGPKVPSKNSLQKKPKPQLLPRPVINPSTTTNTNTVPSVPSTVQQNTSVASPTSRMPVPLSAKSRQSPGTTDKAGKQQKLQDAQRQFRQANGSAKRVGGDHKTTSPTIPISKIPAFYPSSTKGSSQSTQNSDATNPINPSSSSSFVTKSSILSSHPPRSSSLPSTHIPSLSNGSLKLPTPSQHTGKALSFSSQNGRVHSSSSSFSSSSSSSSPSPLSPTPLGPGGKSIRTIHTPSFTSYRSHNGSSGKSSIPTATAAKDTT, from the exons GTGTACTGTACCTGCAGTACGGAGACGAGACCAAACAGATTCGCATGCCCAATGAGATCACCAGCATTGACACAATCAGAGCTCTCTTTGTCAGTGCCTTCCCGCAGCAGCTCAACATGAAGATGTTGGAGTCACCCAGTGTTGCCGTGTACGTCAAAGACGACATGAGGAACGTGTATTACGAACTTGCTGATGTCAG GAACATCACAGACCACTCCTGCCTGAAGGTTTACCACAAAGATCCAGCACAGGCATTCAACCATGGACCCCGACCTACCAATGGCGATGTCAGG atGCACAGTGAAATGGCACTTGCCGGCCGTGATGGCCAGCCCCCTCTAAGGCATCCTCCCATGGTTCCCCCGTCCCACCACCCACTGCAAGCAGCACTCCCCCCAACGCCCCACTCTATGCCTCCATCTCCCTCCAGAATCCCATTTGGCCCACGGCAGGGCTCTTTACCTGGGAGCGCCACCATCCCAAGGGACAGAATCTCCAATGCCAACCCACCGGCCCGCTCTAACTCTCCTTGTCCCAGCGCCATCCTAGAGAGACGAGATGTCAAGCCAGATGAGGATATGGCTGGAAAGAGCCACACTCTTTCTAGAGGGAATGAGGGCTTGTACGCAGATCCATACCTCCTCCAAGAGGGACGAATGGGCATTGCTGCAGCACATGGACCACACCCCAGCCCTGGTCTTGATGGTCCAGAGCATGCCATGGGGGGATTTCACCGTGCCTCCATCCGCTCCACGAGTTCTTATGGTGGACCTAGCCCTACAGACACTATAGATCACCCCTCTCTGTACAGGCAGAAGTCCAGAAACAGCCAGCTGCCGACTTTGGGTTCTAAGACACCTCCGCCATCCCCTCATCGGATGACTGAGGTACGAATGATTGACATCCATGGTGGACCTCCTCATGGCATGCCATCTCATAGTGTTACCATGGAGAGAAGCTCGCCTGTGCGCCAGTCCTTCAGGAAGGAAGAAGTAACTGGGACAAAGCCACGGAACAGCATGGGCTCACCTGTGGTTCCAGACCTCCAGGGGCCAATCCCAGCTGCCAGTGACCATCAGACACG AGAACGAATGAAGGCTATGGAACAACAGATTGCCAGCTTGACTGGTCTTGTTCAGCATGCACTTTTAAAGGGCCCAAACACTAGTGGCACCAAGGAGCCTCTAAG CGAGAGACCCCCGAAGACATCATCTCCAGCCCACAGTGCTCATAGTTCAG GTGGTTCTCCGGTCTTGTCTCCCAAGAACAGTGCAAGCCCACCAGACAAGGGCTCAGTTCCGCTCAAAGTAAACCTCCTGCAGTTCAGGAAGAATGTTTCTGACCTCAGGATGCAACTGCATCAGATGAGGCAGCTGCAG CTCCAGAATCAGGAGGCATTACGGGTGCAGCTGAAGCGGGCAGAGCAGGAAATCAGTATTAAACTTGCAGAAGCAATGCGGCGTATGGAGGACCCTGTTCAGCGACAGAGAGCTGTGGTAGAAGAGGACAGGCACAAGTACTTGGGTCTGGAGGAGCGTGTCCTCACACAGCTCAG CGAGCTGGAACAGTATGTAGGTTCTCTGCAGAATGACTCAGCCACAACACACAGAGCAGTGACCCTAAAAGATGTGGAAGAGGGAGCCGTAACCCTGAGGAAGGTGGGAGAATCTCTGGCAGGGCTTAAAG GAGAGTTCCCAGCCCTTCAAGCCAGAATGCGGGCTGTGCTCAGGGTGGAAGTAGAAGCTGTCAAGTTTTTGAAAGAAGAGCCCCACAAATTGGACAGTATGCTGAAAAGGGTGAAGAGCTTGACCGACACACTCAGCAGCCTGAGAAG GTGTGCTACTGAGTTTTCTCAGAAAGGGCCTGAGCTTtccagtaatgccacagtggaCAACAGCCCCGCAGTAGCAGTAGACACCCCTGCAGATGTTTCTCCAGCACCAGGCCAACCTGACTCAACCTCAGCCCCGCTAGAGCCTCAGAGCTCCACCATCAAATCCGAGGTGATGCCTTCATCCCCGGTGGTCATCCATCATGTCCAGAGCTCCCCGGTCCACATTCAGCAGTCCCAGCAATCTGCGGCTTTGACATCTCAACCTAGTCCCCCAGCCACACCTAGCCCCACTCATATCTCCAGTCCCAACCTTAGCAAGAGTCAAGACCGTGAGGCTCCCAAAGCGGTTGACACAGATCCACCGAGTCCCACCCGCTACAAAAAGACTCATGGGAACAGTAATGGAACAGCCAGCCAGGATCTTGTGATAGAAGAGCTTCAGAGCAGTaaggaaaagaacaaaagcagaGCTGTTTCCATAAAG GCGGCAGAGAAAGAGTGGGAAGAGAGGAGGCAGAATATGGGTCATTATGATGGAAAAGAGTTTGAGAAGATCCTACAAGAGGCTCAGGCAAACATGATGAAGGGAATTCCAAGTCTAGAGGTGGAAGAGAACACAGCACTGCCTGCTGCTGGTATTGTAGAAGAAGACATTCACAACCCTGTTGAGCTACCATCAG AAGAGCCCCAGTCAGGCCCTCAATCAGACAAACCAGCAAAGAAGGGGTCCGAGAAACTCCCTAAGCCTCTGGTGGAGAAATCTGCCAAGCCAGCACTAGAGAAACTCTCCAAAACTGCCATCAAGCCAGCAGCCACTGAAAGTTTGACAAAACAGGGGTCTGAAAAGCCAAACAAGTCCCCACCACCGCCTCCGCCAAGGAAAACCTACCCCAGCTCCAGCTCAGGCATGACCACTACACGCTCTGGTGAGGTCGTCTACACCAACAGGAAGGAGTCTGTCTCGACTCAG GAGGGCGAAGAGGAGGCcccacctccctctccccaaccCAAGCCCACCAAGGTTGCACCGGAGACCAAGCCGAAGCCAGCCACTCCCCCCCTGGTTACgagagaagaggaagatgaaggGGACAAGATCATGGCAGAGCTCCAG GTTTTCCAGAAGTGCACAGTTAAGGATGTAGGGGTGAAAAATTTGGTAGAGCCCACCGCTCGAATTGAACCACAAATCAGAGAGCTAAGACCGGGGGCTTTATTACCCCTCAAAGAGAAAAAG CAGAGCTCAGAGCCCAGTCGAGAGGATAAAGATCCAGACACAGACGAAAATGGGAATACAACTGTTCGACAGAGCCAAGGG GTCATATATTATGTGACGGGCCAGATTCCCAAAGATCATCCACCCCCATCGCGACTGGAAGACACCAACGACCATCACAGAGAGCCCCCACAGTCTCCGACACAGGTGTCAAATGTCAATGTTAATGACATTTCTCCaagccagcagcagcaacaacagcagcgGCCACCACTGTCTCCAACACCCAAATCACCCCCACCTATATCACCTAAACCTGTGGGACTTAATGCTTTTAAACTGCCAAAGAAGCATGTTAAACGCTCTGAATCCATGAAGACCAGTGCAGAAATGCAGAAGGGAAAAATCCTTAAAGTTcatacagaaaagaaaagtaagCTCGTCCAGGAGCCTGTTTCGTCTAGTAAGAATATAGTAACTGACCCAGTGGCGACCACAAAAACAGGTGCTGTTAAAGCAGCACCTAAACGGTATGGTGCTCCATCCAAAAAGACTTCTGACGAGAACAGCAGTCCACCTAAAAACACTATTGATGATCTTGATGGGGGTGCTAGTCTCAGTCCTGACTTGCCTGGAGAAGAGGCACCTCCACCCCCAGACAACATTGCATTTATGATCACCAACACCAAGGTTCAGCCACTGTCTTGTGGAGAGTACCAAGAACTGGTCAATGCCAAAAAAGGAAGTGTGCAGACTGTTACTGTAGGCAATGCAGCGAATCGAGGAAACACCACAGCTGATCCTTCAGTGCCGCAGGATAACGGCTTCAACAAGAAGCCTGTCATCATCATCTTTGATGAGCCGATGGATATCCGTTCAGCTTACAAGCGCCTTTCTACCATCTTTGAATGCGAGGAGGAACTGGAGAGGATGCTTGCAGAAGAGCGCATTGAGGAGGAGAGTGAGGAATCCGATACAGAGAGAAGTAGTGGGCTGCCGGTCATCGCAGAAGGGGCTGAGATGGTTGGTGGCAAAAAAATCAGCAGCTCACAGGGAGCTACAGATCATGCCAGCCTATCatcttcatcctcttcttcgATATCTGAACTAACAGACAACGGGGTAAACTTAGATTCAAATGGAGACTCCAAGGATGGGAAGAagaagttcaagttcaagttcccTAAGAAACAGCTGGCAGCACTGACTCAGGCCATTCGCACAGGCACCAAGTCAGGCAAGAAGACGCTACAGGTGGTTGTGtatgaagatgaagaagaatcCGATGGTACAATCAGGCAGCACAAAGAAGCGAAGAGATATGAGATTACGCGCTCAAAATCCTTTGCAGATACTCCCAGGGGAACAGACACTGCCCCGCTGAAAAAGCAGAACTCCGAAGCTCTCGGCAGGACGGATGAGATTCGGAAGAACACCTACAAGACGCTAGACAGCCTGGAGCAGACCATCAAGCAGCTAGAGACCACGATTAGTGAGATGGGACCACGCTCCCCTGATGAGTCGGTTAACACCGAGGAAGCAAATACAGGGAATGGGAAAAGCTCAGTCGGAGTAGGGCTGAAGAGGTCGTCCTCTCTGCCTACCTCCAAAGGGTCTGGCCCTAAGGTACCTAGCAAAAATTCACTGCAGAAGAAGCCTAAACCTCAGCTCCTTCCACGCCCTGTAATCAACCCTTCTACCACCACCAACACCAACACTGTCCCCAGTGTCCCCAGCACCGTACAACAG AATACCAGTGTCGCTTCCCCTACTAGTCGGATGCCCGTCCCTTTGTCTGCGAAGTCCAGGCAGTCACCGGGTACAACTGACAAAGcaggaaaacagcaaaaactgcAGGACGCTCAGAGGCAGTTCCGACAG GCTAACGGAAGTGCTAAAAGAGTGGGAGGGGATCATAAAACGACTTCCCCTACTATACCCATCTCTAAAATCCCTGCTTTTTATCCTAGCTCTACTAAAGGCAGCTCCCAGTCCACACAGAATTCAGATGCTACTAACCCCATTAacccttcttcctcttcctcctttgtGACAAAGTCCTCCATTCTGTCCTCTCACCCACCTCGTTCCAGCTCCCTACCTTCCACCCATATCCCCTCCCTGTCAAACGGATCCCTCAAACTTCCCACACCCTCACAGCACACAGGTAAAGCTCTCTCGTTTTCCTCGCAGAATGGTCGagtccactcctcctcctcttcattctcctcctcctcctcatcctcttccCCCTCCCCTCTGTCGCCCACACCTTTGGGCCCAGGTGGAAAGAGCATCCGCACCATACACACCCCCAGCTTCACCAGCTACAGGTCCCACAACGGCAGCAGCGGCAAATCCTCCATCCCAACAGCCACAGCAGCTAAGGACACTACTTAG